From one Rubrobacter xylanophilus genomic stretch:
- a CDS encoding glycerophosphodiester phosphodiesterase gives MEAREEPGIFWPVNFAHRGASARAPENTLEAFRLGLETGAGGLEMDLHMTRDGEIVVIHDDTVDRTTDGSGAVRGMSLRELRRLDAGYRFSPDGGISYPYRGKGLRVPTLREVYEAFPGAAVNVEIKEAVPGIEERVLRVVEEAGGWGRTLVAAFDHGIVRRFRRLCEGEVPTSASRLEVAAFYALVRLGMWRFARPAYAALQVPVRRRGIEIVTPAFVAAAHALGVRVDAWTINEAEEMRRLLGLGVDVVMTDRPEELEKVLRAGRV, from the coding sequence ATGGAAGCGCGAGAGGAGCCCGGGATCTTCTGGCCGGTGAACTTCGCCCACCGTGGGGCGTCGGCGCGCGCCCCGGAGAACACGCTGGAGGCCTTCCGGCTCGGTCTGGAGACGGGGGCCGGGGGGCTGGAGATGGACCTGCACATGACGCGCGACGGTGAGATCGTGGTCATCCACGACGACACCGTGGACCGGACCACCGACGGTTCCGGGGCGGTGCGCGGGATGAGCCTGCGGGAGCTGCGGCGGCTCGACGCCGGCTACCGCTTCAGCCCGGACGGGGGGATAAGTTATCCGTACCGCGGGAAGGGGCTGCGGGTGCCGACGCTGCGGGAAGTCTACGAGGCCTTCCCCGGCGCGGCGGTGAACGTGGAGATAAAGGAGGCCGTGCCGGGGATAGAAGAGCGGGTGCTCCGCGTGGTGGAGGAGGCCGGCGGGTGGGGGAGGACGCTGGTTGCGGCCTTCGATCACGGGATAGTCCGGCGCTTCCGGAGGCTCTGTGAGGGGGAGGTGCCCACGTCGGCCTCCCGGCTGGAAGTCGCCGCCTTCTACGCTCTCGTCCGGCTCGGGATGTGGCGGTTTGCCCGTCCGGCCTACGCCGCGCTGCAGGTCCCGGTGCGCCGACGAGGGATAGAGATCGTCACCCCTGCCTTCGTGGCGGCTGCCCATGCTCTCGGCGTGCGGGTGGACGCGTGGACCATAAACGAGGCGGAGGAGATGCGCCGGTTGCTGGGGCTCGGGGTCGACGTGGTGATGACCGACCGTCCGGAGGAGCTGGAAAAGGTGCTGCGGGCGGGACGGGTGTAG
- a CDS encoding adenosylhomocysteinase: MIRESIIKDAALAPEGHRKIEWVAQHAPVLRAIAERRLSDGSLRGRRVAMTIHLEAKTAYLAVLLREAGAEVTVSGSNPLSTQDAVCAALVERGVRVFATHDPTPEEFEGYLMRTIETAPEIVIDDGAELVSRMVLHRPELLQSVVGASEETTTGVIKLRAMDEEGVLPFPVLAANDARMKHLFDNRYGTGHSSIASIVSNTNLFLSGKVVVVMGFGWVGRGLARYADGMGARVVVCEPDPVKLIEAHAEGYEVMNSLRAAEVGDVFVTGTGNLKVLGAEHFERMKDGAILANAGHYDHEFDLAALREMAVSEREARANITEYELPDGRRLHVLAQGRLVNIAAADGHPVEIMDLTFAVQALCAHHLANHAASMRPGLQPVPREIDELVARIKLDTMGVEPERLTEEQLRYLRSWR; this comes from the coding sequence ATGATCCGGGAATCCATCATAAAGGATGCCGCGCTGGCCCCTGAGGGGCACCGGAAGATAGAGTGGGTGGCCCAGCACGCGCCGGTGCTCCGGGCCATAGCCGAGCGGCGGCTCTCGGACGGCTCTCTGCGGGGGCGCAGGGTGGCGATGACCATCCACCTGGAGGCCAAGACCGCCTATTTGGCCGTCCTGCTGCGGGAGGCCGGGGCGGAGGTGACGGTGTCGGGGAGCAACCCGCTCTCGACGCAGGATGCGGTGTGCGCGGCGCTGGTGGAGCGAGGGGTGAGGGTCTTCGCGACCCACGACCCCACCCCCGAGGAGTTCGAGGGGTATCTGATGCGCACCATAGAGACGGCGCCGGAGATCGTCATAGACGACGGGGCCGAGCTGGTGAGCCGGATGGTCCTGCACCGGCCGGAGCTGTTGCAGAGCGTAGTGGGGGCCTCCGAGGAGACGACCACCGGCGTGATCAAGCTGCGCGCCATGGACGAGGAGGGGGTGCTGCCGTTCCCGGTGCTCGCCGCCAACGACGCCCGGATGAAGCACCTCTTCGACAACCGCTACGGGACCGGACACTCCTCCATAGCCAGCATCGTCTCCAACACCAACCTCTTCCTCTCCGGCAAGGTGGTGGTGGTGATGGGCTTCGGGTGGGTCGGCCGCGGGCTGGCCCGCTACGCCGACGGGATGGGGGCCCGGGTCGTGGTCTGCGAGCCGGATCCGGTAAAGCTGATAGAGGCTCACGCCGAGGGCTACGAGGTGATGAACTCGCTGCGCGCCGCGGAGGTGGGGGACGTCTTCGTAACCGGGACGGGCAACCTGAAGGTGCTCGGGGCGGAGCACTTCGAGCGGATGAAGGACGGGGCGATCCTGGCGAACGCCGGCCACTACGACCATGAGTTCGACCTGGCGGCCCTGAGGGAGATGGCGGTCTCCGAGCGGGAGGCGCGGGCGAACATCACCGAGTACGAACTCCCGGATGGCCGCCGGCTGCACGTTCTGGCGCAGGGACGGCTGGTGAACATCGCAGCCGCCGACGGACACCCGGTGGAGATCATGGACCTCACCTTCGCGGTGCAGGCACTGTGTGCCCACCACCTGGCGAACCACGCCGCTTCGATGCGCCCCGGGTTGCAGCCCGTCCCGCGGGAGATCGACGAGCTGGTCGCCCGCATCAAGCTGGACACGATGGGCGTGGAGCCGGAGAGGCTCACCGAGGAGCAGCTGAGGTATCTGAGGAGCTGGCGGTAG
- a CDS encoding DUF790 family protein, whose product MLRSEHVMAAVRRGKLLPHRLSPEDARALEVAGELCALYAGHLGGDRASLEGRLEALEEELGPRLDPRRGFRIVRALARLLEERAEWAPPTTADPYTVRTRIFELAAALPELPASEPDILGGPTREEVLARVAAETGVEDPAAVMYADRQSAQRLASFEETGPEWLLERYNTAQAQGVLYAAREMVVDLGRRADARLVFRYIKGLGLIYRLEPLEEGYRIILDGPLSLFGPTRKYGVRLARFLPGLLLTSPWRLSAAVEWRGREARLELDSRNCGLKSHHAGPRPEGDREEVLRPFARSWERCADTGGWELEESPGILSVPRRRAALVPDFTLHRPRTGERVHLEILGFWSERNLVERVDLIRAAESEGHRLLVAASERLGASREALERAVQGGVVPYKDRLQARAVLEALER is encoded by the coding sequence GTGCTCCGGTCGGAGCACGTGATGGCCGCCGTCCGGCGGGGAAAGCTCCTTCCCCACCGGCTCTCCCCGGAGGATGCGCGGGCGCTGGAGGTGGCCGGCGAACTGTGCGCCCTCTATGCCGGGCACCTGGGAGGCGACCGGGCCTCGCTGGAGGGACGGCTGGAGGCACTCGAGGAGGAGCTCGGCCCCCGGCTGGACCCCCGGCGGGGCTTCAGGATTGTGCGGGCCCTGGCCCGACTGCTCGAGGAGCGGGCCGAGTGGGCCCCTCCCACCACCGCCGATCCATACACCGTCCGCACCCGCATCTTCGAGCTCGCGGCCGCCCTGCCGGAGCTCCCCGCCTCGGAGCCGGACATCCTCGGCGGCCCCACCCGGGAGGAGGTGCTCGCCCGGGTCGCGGCGGAGACGGGCGTGGAGGACCCGGCGGCCGTCATGTACGCCGACCGGCAATCGGCCCAGCGGCTCGCCTCCTTCGAGGAGACGGGGCCGGAATGGCTCCTGGAGCGGTACAACACCGCCCAGGCGCAGGGAGTGCTCTACGCGGCCCGGGAGATGGTGGTAGACCTCGGGCGGCGAGCCGACGCCCGGCTAGTCTTCCGCTACATCAAAGGGTTGGGCCTGATCTACCGCCTGGAGCCCCTCGAGGAGGGATACCGGATCATCCTGGACGGCCCCCTCTCCCTCTTCGGCCCCACCCGCAAGTACGGGGTCCGGCTGGCCCGGTTCCTTCCGGGGCTGCTGCTGACCTCCCCCTGGCGACTCTCCGCGGCGGTGGAGTGGCGCGGACGGGAGGCCCGCCTGGAGCTGGACTCCCGGAACTGCGGCCTCAAAAGCCACCACGCCGGCCCGCGGCCCGAAGGAGACAGGGAGGAGGTGCTGCGGCCCTTCGCCCGCTCCTGGGAGCGGTGCGCGGACACCGGCGGCTGGGAGCTGGAGGAGAGCCCGGGCATCCTGTCCGTTCCCCGGCGGCGAGCTGCTCTCGTCCCGGACTTCACCCTCCACAGGCCGCGCACCGGGGAGAGGGTGCACCTGGAGATCCTCGGGTTCTGGTCCGAGCGAAACCTGGTGGAGCGGGTGGATCTGATCCGGGCGGCGGAAAGCGAGGGCCACCGGCTGCTGGTGGCCGCCTCCGAGAGGCTCGGCGCTTCGCGGGAGGCGCTCGAGCGGGCGGTGCAGGGAGGCGTCGTCCCCTACAAAGATCGCCTCCAGGCGCGGGCGGTGCTGGAGGCGCTCGAGCGGTGA